A genomic region of Zalophus californianus isolate mZalCal1 chromosome 11, mZalCal1.pri.v2, whole genome shotgun sequence contains the following coding sequences:
- the LOC113914817 gene encoding olfactory receptor 4P4-like: MEIQRNVSEFILLGFSYDQNMQIFCFVLFLFCYVALLAGNLLILVSVRCSPLFHQPMYYFLSHLSTMDICYTSSITPKLIADLLVERKIISYGNCMLQVFTMHFFGMIEVLILTVMAFDRYAAICKPLHYLLIMNRTRCSLLLLVAWAGGAVHSFPQFFMVIRLPFCGPNEIDHYFCDIFPLLKVACSDTYITGVLVIAFSGIVALVTFIVLVVSYGTILFTLRNLSAEGRRKALSTCGSHIMVLVLLFMPCIYTYVLPAESENGYKEISVFYTVIVPMPNPLNYTMRKMEMKISMG; encoded by the exons ATGGAGATCCAGAGGAATGTCTCAGAATTCATTCTTTTGGGATTTTCGTATGACCAGAACATGCAAATATTTTGCTTTGTGCTCTTCTTATTCTGTTATGTTGCCCTGTTGGCAGGAAACCTTCTGATCCTTGTCTCCGTTCGATGCAGCCCTCTGTTTCACCAACCCATGTACTACTTCCTCAGCCACTTATCCACTATGGACATCTGCTACACCTCTAGCATTACACCCAAATTAATTGCTGACCTGCTAGTGGAAAGAAAAATCATCTCCTATGGTAACTGCATGTTACAGGTCTTTACAATGCACTTCTTTGGAATGATTGAAGTTTTAATCCTTACAGTCATGGCCTTTGATCGCTATGCTGCCATCTGCAAACCTCTCCACTACCTACTTATCATGAACAGGACAAGGTGCAGTCTCCTACTCTTAGTGGCTTGGGCTGGTGGGGCTGTCCACTCCTTTCCTCAATTTTTTATGGTAATCCGGTTGCCCTTCTGTGGTCCTAATGAAATCGATCACTACTTTtgtgatatttttcctttgctaaaGGTCGCCTGTAGTGATACTTACATCACTGGTGTTCTTGTGATTGCCTTTTCAGGTATTGTTGCCTTAGTAACCTTTATTGTCTTAGTTGTTTCTTATGGGACAATATTGTTCACTTTAAGAAATCTCTCCGCTGAGGGAAGACGCAAAGCCCTCTCCACCTGTGG CTCTCACATAATGGTGTTAGTTTTACTCTTCATGCCCTGTATCTATACTTATGTTCTACCCGCAGAGAGTGAGAATGGATATAaggaaatttctgtattttatactgTGATTGTCCCCATGCCAAATCCTCTCAACTATACTATGAGAAAGATGGAGATGAAAATCTCCATGGGGTAG
- the LOC113915255 gene encoding olfactory receptor 4P4-like has product MENQNNVTEFVFMGLWGNKQMELLFFFLFLFCYLAILMGNVIILLTITCSHLIGQPMYYFLCHLSFMDLCYTSTVVPRLIRDLGAARKNISYNNCMTQLFTAHLLAGVEIFILVSMALDRYVAIVKPLHYMVIMNRQRCSMLIFMAWGVGFWHSVAILLVVLNLPFCGPNQIDHYICDVKPLLKLVCKDIHVVNILMIANSGMVVVAVFLVLVASYILILYNLRTCSSLGRRKALSTCSSHVMVVILFFVPCIYIYVLPAGSENEDKEISVFYTVIAPMLNPLIYTLRNMEMRIAMWKVWSKIAHSKFR; this is encoded by the coding sequence ATGGAAAATCAGAACAATGTCACAGAATTTGTTTTCATGGGTCTGTGGGGAAATAAGCAAATGGAGCtactgttctttttcttgttcctgttCTGTTATTTGGCAATCTTAATGGGAAACGTCATTATCTTACTCACAATCACCTGCAGCCATCTAATTGGACAACCAATGTACTATTTTCTCTGTCACCTTTCCTTCATGGACCTCTGCTACACCTCCACTGTGGTCCCCAGGTTAATCAGGGACTTAGGCgcagcaagaaaaaatatttcctataacAACTGTATGACCCAGCTCTTCACTGCCCACTTGCTGGCAGGTGTGGAGATATTCATCTTGGTGTCCATGGCTTTAGACCGCTATGTTGCCATTGTCAAGCCCCTGCACTACATGGTTATCATGAACCGGCAGAGGTGTAGCATGTTGATCTTCATGGCCTGGGGTGTGGGGTTTTGGCACTCTGTCGCTATACTGCTGGTGGTACTCAATTTACCTTTCTGTGGTCCCAATCAAATAGATCACTACATATGTGATGTGAAGCCTCTTTTGAAACTGGTGTGCAAAGACATTCATGTTGTTAATATCTTAATGATTGCAAACTCAGGAATGGTGGTGGTTGCTGTCTTTCTTGTCCTCGTGGCTTCTTACATTCTCATATTATATAATCTTAGGACCTGCTCCTCTCTAGGGCGACGCAAAGCTCTCTCAACCTGCAGCTCTCACGTTATGGTggtcattttattctttgtgccCTGTATCTATATTTATGTTCTACCTGCAGGGAGTGAGAACGAGGATAAGGAAATCTCTGTGTTTTACACTGTGATTGCCCCCATGCTGAATCCTCTCATCTATACCCTGAGAAACATGGAGATGAGAATTGCCATGTGGAAGGTGTGGTCTAAAATAGCCCACTCAAAATtcaggtag